The following coding sequences are from one Musa acuminata AAA Group cultivar baxijiao chromosome BXJ1-6, Cavendish_Baxijiao_AAA, whole genome shotgun sequence window:
- the LOC135677187 gene encoding probable LRR receptor-like serine/threonine-protein kinase IRK, with protein MKSLHLGVIYLLSILPLLAESGATTLNDDVLGLIVFKAGVEDPRSKLASWNEDDVDPCNWAGVRCDAKSNRVTELALDGFALSGKLGRGLLWLQFLETLSLSMNNFSGSLSPDLLRLESLRTLDLSANHLSGTIPDGFFGQCRSIRDISLAKNSISGKIPPDVGSCSTLVSLNLSSNQLSGSLPSEIWSLNALRSLDLSDNSLVGEMPLGISRMFNLRMISLRRNRLTGQLPNDTGNCMLLKSLDVGENHLSGDLPYSMRNLSTCTYLSLSSNSFSGELPAWIGEMNGLETLDLSGNKFSGGFPSSLSNLQLLKVLKLSDNSFSGGMPDSLAACRSLLDVDLSRNTLTGNLPSWVFESGFTQILLSGNKFSGPIVIPSVTDSTIQVLDLSGNAFSGKFPNEVSNLRSLEFLNLSFDSLSGSIPASVGEMKSLQVLDVSGNRLSGSIPLEVGLAASLREMRLEKNSLTAEIPIQIGSCSSLAYLDLSQNNLTGPIPETLANLTNLQVVDFSRNQLSGTIPKQLADLPHLLSFNISHNQLSGDLPAGSFFNKIPPSSVTDNPGLCGSVVNLSCPGVLPKPIVLNPNSSSGDSSSNPVLSPSNLGHKKIILSISALIAIGAAAVIALGVITITVLNLRVRSSTSNSAAGLALSDGYLSHSPATDANSGKLVMFAGGDPEFSAGAHAVLNKDCELGRGGFGAVYKTVLRDGRSVAIKKLTVSSLVKSQDDFEKEVKRLGKVQHPNLVALEGYYWTPSLQLLIYEFVPGGSLYNHLHECSASDTLSWQERFDIILGIAKSLAHLHHLKIIHYNIKSSNVLLDGSGEAKVGDYGLAKLLPMLDRYVLSSKIQSALGYMAPEFACRTVKITEKCDVYGFGVLVLEILTGKRPVEYMEDDVVLLCDMVREALEEGRVEECMDGRLCGKFPLEETIPVIKLGLICTSQVPSNRPDMAEVVNILELIRCPQDGRQEEFC; from the exons ATGAAAAGCCTTCACCTTGGAGTCATTTACCTCCTCTCAATCCTTCCCCTGCTCGCCGAATCCGGGGCTACCACCTTGAACGACGACGTCCTTGGTCTGATCGTCTTCAAGGCCGGCGTCGAGGACCCCCGGTCGAAGCTGGCGTCTTGGAACGAGGACGACGTGGACCCTTGCAACTGGGCCGGCGTCAGATGCGACGCCAAGTCGAACCGCGTCACCGAGCTCGCTCTGGATGGCTTCGCCCTCTCCGGAAAGCTCGGCCGCGGCCTCCTCTGGCTTCAGTTCCTCGAGACGCTGTCCCTCTCCATGAACAACTTCTCAGGTAGCCTCAGCCCTGACCTCCTCCGCCTCGAGAGCCTTCGAACGCTGGATCTTAGCGCGAATCACCTCTCCGGTACCATCCCGGATGGGTTCTTTGGGCAATGTAGGTCCATTCGAGACATCTCCTTGGCAAAAAATTCCATCTCGGGGAAGATTCCTCCGGATGTTGGCTCTTGCTCCACCCTTGTGTCGCTGAACCTCTCGTCGAACCAGCTATCTGGCTCTTTGCCAAGTGAAATATGGTCTTTGAACGCCTTGAGATCGCTCGACCTCTCTGATAATTCTCTTGTTGGCGAGATGCCGCTTGGAATTAGCAGGATGTTCAATCTGAGGATGATCAGCTTGAGACGAAACCGACTCACTGGCCAGTTGCCGAACGATACCGGAAATTGTATGCTGTTGAAGTCTCTTGATGTCGGAGAAAACCATCTGTCCGGAGACCTCCCATACTCCATGAGGAATCTTTCAACATGTACCTATCTTAGCTTGAGCTCAAATTCCTTCTCTGGGGAACTTCCGGCATGGATTGGAGAGATGAACGGTCTCGAGACTCTGGATTTGTCGGGGAATAAGTTCTCCGGTGGCTTTCCGAGTTCATTAAGCAATCTACAACTCTTGAAAGTGTTGAAGCTTTCTGATAACAGTTTCTCCGGCGGCATGCCAGATTCACTGGCTGCTTGCAGGAGCTTGCTGGATGTGGATCTTAGTCGGAACACATTGACAGGGAACCTTCCCTCATGGGTTTTTGAATCAGGTTTCACACAAATTTTGCTATCAGGGAACAAATTTAGTGGACCGATTGTCATCCCCTCGGTCACTGATTCGACTATCCAAGTGCTGGACTTATCTGGCAATGCCTTCTCTGGCAAATTTCCAAATGAAGTTTCAAACCTTAGAAGCTTAGAATTCTTGAATCTTTCGTTCGACTCGCTATCAGGCTCCATTCCCGCAAGTGTGGGCGAGATGAAGTCTTTGCAAGTTCTGGATGTTAGTGGGAACCGGCTGAGTGGGAGTATTCCATTAGAGGTTGGCCTAGCAGCATCCCTCAGAGAGATGAGGCTGGAGAAGAACTCTCTCACCGCAGAAATTCCGATTCAGATAGGAAGTTGCTCTTCGCTCGCATACCT GGATCTTTCACAGAACAACCTTACTGGTCCAATTCCTGAAACATTAGCTAATCTCACCAATCTCCAAGTTGTTGATTTCTCCCGCAACCAGCTCTCAGGAACCATCCCTAAGCAGCTCGCTGACCTCCCCCACCTCCTTTCCTTCAACATCTCCCACAACCAACTCTCTGGAGACCTCCCCGCGGGAAGCTTCTTCAACAAAATACCTCCTTCCTCAGTAACAGACAACCCTGGTCTTTGTGGATCTGTTGTCAACCTCTCTTGCCCTGGAGTCCTCCCAAAACCCATTGTACTTAATCCCAACTCCTCGTCAGGTGATTCATCATCAAACCCCGTGCTCTCGCCCAGCAACCTCGGCCACAAGAAGATAATTTTAAGCATCTCTGCTCTCATTGCCATTGGAGCTGCTGCTGTGATTGCTCTAGGTGTCATTACAATTACTGTCCTAAACCTCCGTGTCCGTTCCTCTACCTCCAATTCTGCTGCAGGATTGGCATTATCAGATGGATACCTAAGCCATTCTCCAGCTACTGATGCTAACTCTGGCAAGCTTGTCATGTTCGCTGGTGGTGACCCTGAGTTCAGTGCCGGTGCCCACGCTGTCCTTAACAAGGATTGTGAATTGGGTCGCGGCGGTTTTGGTGCAGTCTACAAGACAGTTCTCAGAGATGGTCGATCTGTGGCAATAAAGAAGCTTACAGTTTCAAGCTTGGTGAAGTCGCAAGACGATTTTGAGAAGGAGGTCAAAAGGCTGGGAAAAGTGCAACATCCCAATCTTGTGGCCCTGGAAGGCTATTACTGGACTCCTTCTCTCCAACTTCTTATCTATGAGTTTGTGCCTGGTGGTAGCCTATACAATCACCTCCATGAGTGCTCTGCCTCCGACACCCTCTCATGGCAAGAGCGTTTTGATATAATTCTTGGTATTGCAAAAAGCTTAGCACATCTCCATCATCTTAAGATAATCCACTACAACATTAAATCAAGTAATGTTCTCCTTGATGGATCCGGTGAGGCCAAGGTGGGGGACTATGGGCTGGCAAAGCTGCTACCAATGCTGGATAGGTACGTGCTTAGTAGCAAGATACAGAGTGCCCTTGGGTACATGGCACCAGAATTTGCATGTCGAACAGTGAAGATCACAGAGAAATGTGATGTGTATGGATTTGGAGTTCTGGTCCTCGAGATTTTGACTGGCAAGAGGCCAGTGGAATACATGGAGGACGATGTGGTGCTGCTGTGTGATATGGTGAGGGAGGCACTAGAGGAAGGGAGGGTGGAGGAATGCATGGATGGGAGACTTTGCGGGAAGTTCCCTCTAGAGGAGACTATTCCGGTGATCAAATTGGGTTTGATATGTACTTCCCAGGTACCGTCTAACAGGCCAGACATGGCTGAGGTCGTGAACATACTGGAGTTGATCAGATGCCCTCAGGATGGCCGGCAAGAGGAATTTTGTTGA